The following proteins are co-located in the Bordetella bronchialis genome:
- a CDS encoding alpha-1,4-glucan--maltose-1-phosphate maltosyltransferase gives MRIYYVHPVLAGTLSNTAAGRWPAICARAKALGFDTLMVAPLWAPDPEGNPYVPADAERLNPSLGDLALDEALATLSSLCARHRLSLMVDVVLDRVAAGGAMAAAHPDWYTDPGGVDALRDPRKPLEERHALPLRRDGGRAPQGYVAGWVERLGLWVQNGVAGFRCLSPQGLDAAEWRDLMEGVRAVRPDCRFLAWTPGLNPAQVGELAGAGFDGVFSSLPWWDYRSPWLVEEYARLRAVAPVIAAAEAPYAKRVAAWRHDTQGRYLNAVRALWTAAVVGDAGILVPMGFEDGATEPLALQGGNGDSEEWYARESGGQGDSAGGAGKRRTADMPDTGIAHPSLHGDVARANQWLARTAGAVGPLLSLLGPLSPVTALFRGDGRPFALTGNSRTPARLVVLNPDDHRDVPVDWETLGSRLPDNYARLDICDADQPARELPERLGPGAILQLGASRLPPVRVPASDEGRTSVTAAMRAPRAVIERVTPAVDDGAFPVKRVVDEPITVEADVFMDGHEHIAVALLWRAADEREWQREPMALVNNDRWRGRFTPRRNGRHYFAIQAWSDTWHSFTEGYRKKHEAGVDVALETAEGKQAIAQALERLPEDGPAARVLKHALRVLGHEPEAPKPRRGRRKADAEPPPVFAAPTPEQVAVLLADDTAEAMRQADARPFETTTPVEYGVTVDRPAARFSSWYEIFPRSQTDDPARHGTFDDVIRQLPRIRGMGFDTLYFPPIHPIGRRNRKGRNNSLRAEPGDPGSPYAIGAEEGGHDALHPQLGTLADFKRLIDEAHRHELEIALDFAIQCSPDHPWLKEHPEWFDWRPDGSLKYAENPPKKYEDIVNVDFYGPQAGASRQASLWRALRDVVLFWVAQGIRVFRVDNPHTKPLPFWQWLIADVQSRHPETIFLSEAFTRPKMMYRLAKVGFTQSYTYFTWRDTKQELTEYLTELNAPPPADFFRPHFFVNTPDINPRFLQASGRGGFLIRAALAATLSGLWGVYNGFELCEATPVPGKEEYLDSEKYQIRIWDHDRPGNIVREITQLNAIRRANPALHSHLGLRFHTAYNDRVLFFSKATPERDNVMLVAISLDPFGAQTATVDLPLWEFGLPDHGTLYAEDLIDGGRQSWQGRQQTIYLHPGQPYRIWRVAGMA, from the coding sequence ATGCGCATCTATTACGTCCATCCCGTGCTCGCCGGCACCCTGTCCAACACTGCCGCGGGGCGCTGGCCGGCCATCTGCGCGCGCGCCAAGGCATTGGGTTTCGACACGCTGATGGTCGCTCCCCTGTGGGCGCCCGATCCCGAAGGCAACCCTTACGTGCCCGCGGACGCGGAACGCCTGAACCCGTCCCTGGGCGACCTGGCCCTGGACGAGGCCCTGGCGACCCTGTCCAGCCTGTGCGCCCGCCACCGCCTGTCGCTAATGGTGGACGTGGTCCTGGACCGCGTGGCGGCCGGCGGCGCGATGGCGGCTGCCCATCCCGACTGGTATACCGATCCCGGCGGCGTCGACGCCCTGCGCGACCCGCGCAAGCCCCTGGAAGAGCGCCATGCCCTGCCGCTGCGACGCGACGGCGGCCGCGCGCCGCAAGGCTATGTCGCCGGCTGGGTCGAGCGGCTGGGCCTGTGGGTGCAGAACGGCGTGGCGGGCTTCCGTTGCCTGTCGCCACAGGGCCTGGACGCGGCGGAGTGGCGCGACCTGATGGAAGGCGTGCGCGCCGTGCGTCCGGACTGCCGTTTCCTGGCCTGGACACCGGGCCTGAACCCCGCGCAGGTGGGCGAACTGGCAGGCGCGGGATTCGACGGCGTGTTTTCTTCCTTGCCATGGTGGGATTACCGCTCCCCGTGGCTGGTGGAAGAGTACGCCCGGCTGCGCGCCGTGGCGCCGGTGATCGCGGCGGCCGAGGCGCCCTATGCCAAGCGCGTGGCGGCATGGCGCCACGATACCCAGGGCCGCTATCTGAATGCGGTGCGCGCCCTCTGGACCGCCGCGGTGGTGGGCGACGCCGGGATATTGGTCCCCATGGGATTCGAGGACGGCGCCACCGAGCCCCTGGCGCTGCAGGGCGGCAATGGCGATTCCGAGGAATGGTATGCCAGGGAGTCCGGCGGCCAAGGCGACAGCGCTGGCGGCGCCGGCAAGCGCAGGACGGCCGACATGCCGGACACCGGCATTGCCCATCCGTCGCTGCACGGCGACGTCGCCCGCGCGAACCAATGGCTGGCACGCACCGCCGGCGCGGTCGGGCCCCTGCTCAGCCTGTTGGGGCCGCTGTCTCCCGTGACAGCATTGTTCCGCGGCGACGGCCGGCCCTTCGCCTTGACGGGCAATAGCCGCACCCCGGCACGGCTGGTGGTGCTGAATCCCGACGATCATCGCGACGTCCCCGTCGACTGGGAAACGCTGGGCAGCCGCCTGCCCGACAACTACGCGCGCCTGGACATCTGCGATGCCGACCAGCCCGCGCGGGAATTGCCGGAGCGCCTGGGCCCCGGCGCCATTCTGCAACTGGGCGCCAGCCGGCTGCCGCCGGTGCGCGTGCCCGCTTCCGACGAGGGCCGCACATCCGTGACGGCGGCGATGCGCGCGCCGCGCGCGGTGATCGAACGGGTTACGCCGGCCGTGGATGACGGCGCCTTTCCGGTCAAGCGCGTCGTCGACGAGCCCATCACGGTAGAGGCCGACGTCTTCATGGACGGCCACGAGCACATCGCGGTGGCGCTGCTATGGCGCGCGGCCGACGAGCGCGAGTGGCAGCGCGAGCCCATGGCCCTGGTCAACAACGACCGCTGGCGGGGCCGCTTCACCCCGCGCCGCAACGGCCGGCATTACTTCGCTATCCAGGCGTGGTCCGATACGTGGCACTCCTTCACGGAGGGCTACCGGAAGAAGCACGAAGCCGGCGTGGACGTGGCCCTGGAAACCGCCGAGGGCAAGCAGGCCATCGCGCAGGCCCTGGAACGCCTGCCGGAGGACGGCCCGGCGGCGCGGGTGCTCAAGCATGCCCTGCGCGTGCTGGGCCACGAACCCGAGGCGCCCAAGCCGCGCCGCGGCCGCCGCAAGGCGGACGCCGAGCCGCCGCCCGTATTCGCCGCGCCGACGCCCGAACAAGTCGCCGTACTGCTGGCCGACGACACCGCCGAAGCCATGCGGCAGGCCGATGCCCGGCCCTTCGAAACCACCACCCCGGTGGAATACGGCGTGACGGTGGACCGGCCGGCCGCGCGCTTCTCCAGCTGGTATGAGATCTTTCCGCGTTCGCAGACCGACGATCCCGCGCGCCATGGCACGTTCGACGATGTCATCCGCCAGCTGCCGCGCATACGGGGCATGGGCTTCGACACGCTGTACTTTCCGCCCATACACCCGATCGGGCGGCGCAACCGCAAGGGCCGCAACAACAGCCTGCGCGCCGAACCGGGCGACCCCGGCAGCCCCTATGCCATCGGCGCGGAGGAAGGCGGCCACGATGCCCTGCATCCCCAGCTGGGCACGCTGGCCGACTTCAAGCGCCTGATCGACGAAGCGCACCGCCACGAACTGGAAATCGCCCTGGACTTCGCCATCCAGTGCTCGCCGGACCATCCCTGGCTGAAGGAACATCCGGAATGGTTCGACTGGCGTCCGGATGGCTCGCTGAAGTACGCGGAAAACCCGCCCAAGAAATACGAAGACATCGTCAACGTCGATTTCTACGGCCCGCAGGCGGGCGCGTCCCGCCAGGCTTCGCTGTGGCGCGCGCTGCGCGACGTCGTGCTGTTCTGGGTGGCGCAGGGCATCCGCGTTTTCCGCGTGGACAACCCGCACACCAAGCCCCTGCCCTTCTGGCAATGGCTGATCGCCGACGTGCAGAGCCGCCATCCGGAAACCATCTTTCTTTCCGAGGCCTTCACGCGGCCCAAGATGATGTACCGGCTGGCCAAGGTGGGCTTCACCCAGTCGTACACCTACTTCACGTGGCGCGACACCAAGCAGGAGCTGACCGAATACCTGACCGAATTGAACGCGCCGCCGCCGGCGGATTTCTTCCGGCCGCATTTCTTCGTCAACACCCCGGACATCAATCCGCGCTTCCTGCAGGCCTCCGGGCGCGGCGGCTTTCTGATCCGCGCGGCGCTGGCGGCGACCTTGTCCGGACTGTGGGGCGTCTATAACGGCTTCGAGCTCTGCGAGGCCACGCCCGTGCCGGGCAAGGAAGAGTACCTGGACTCTGAAAAGTACCAGATCCGCATCTGGGACCACGACCGGCCCGGCAACATCGTGCGCGAGATCACCCAGCTCAATGCCATTCGCCGCGCCAATCCCGCGCTGCACAGCCACCTTGGACTGCGCTTCCATACCGCCTACAACGACCGCGTACTGTTCTTTTCCAAGGCCACGCCGGAGCGCGATAACGTGATGCTGGTGGCGATCAGCCTGGATCCCTTCGGCGCCCAGACGGCGACGGTGGACCTGCCGCTGTGGGAGTTCGGCCTGCCCGATCACGGCACGCTTTATGCCGAGGACCTGATCGACGGCGGCCGCCAGTCCTGGCAAGGCAGGCAACAGACCATTTATCTGCATCCGGGACAACCCTACCGGATCTGGCGGGTCGCGGGCATGGCTTGA
- the glgA gene encoding glycogen synthase GlgA, with protein sequence MVSLKILAVTSEAFPLAKTGGLGDAVSGMARALHESGTAITLMLPAYRGTIEKLTQVREVCRLRRLPGGEARLLQGVCPALGGVPVLLLQNDKLYDRDALYVDAEGREYQDNAIRFAALSHAAARVAAGSTRIPRPDIVHAHDWHTALVPLLVRDKGINVRTVLTLHNMAFQGLYPMDMAAAIGVHPRHLDVDGIEYWGQLSFLKAGLRHADRITTVSHTYAREILTERFGCGLEGVLATRLHDLLAVPNGIDAEEWDPATDPHLGGYRYSAAQMDNKPRNKQRLQQHFGLAENPRAPVLVMGSRLTTQKMADVAVQAIPRALDDYPDLQVAVLGQGEKWIEAALRQLQRCYPGRCAARIGFDEATAHMLHAGGDILLHGSRFEPFGLTPLYAMRYGTIPIGSRVGGMADTITDPGVRAGREAMRNATGLLFDGDTMEAMVGAISRAMGLYRRPAIWQAMRHRAMTTDFSWQRAVAGYDCLYRSLLPDDARQQQAAAPAPVARPSLLDQVTAVARPLVVVGGRGGKEAASSVLSAGAV encoded by the coding sequence ATCGTGTCGCTAAAAATCCTGGCAGTTACGTCGGAAGCATTTCCCCTGGCGAAGACCGGGGGCCTGGGTGACGCGGTCAGCGGCATGGCGCGCGCCCTGCACGAAAGCGGCACCGCCATCACCCTGATGCTGCCCGCCTATCGCGGCACTATCGAGAAACTGACGCAGGTCCGGGAAGTCTGCCGGTTGCGCCGCCTGCCGGGCGGGGAGGCGCGCCTGCTGCAAGGGGTGTGTCCGGCGCTGGGCGGCGTGCCCGTGCTGCTGCTGCAAAACGACAAGCTGTACGACCGCGACGCCCTGTATGTCGACGCCGAGGGCCGCGAATACCAGGACAACGCCATCCGTTTCGCCGCGCTGTCGCACGCCGCCGCCCGCGTGGCGGCGGGCAGCACGCGTATCCCGCGCCCCGACATCGTGCACGCCCACGACTGGCACACCGCGCTGGTGCCTTTGCTGGTGCGGGACAAAGGCATCAACGTCCGCACCGTACTGACGCTGCACAACATGGCCTTCCAGGGGCTTTACCCCATGGACATGGCCGCCGCCATCGGCGTACATCCGCGCCACCTGGACGTGGACGGCATCGAGTACTGGGGCCAGCTGAGCTTCCTGAAAGCCGGCTTGCGCCACGCCGACCGGATCACCACGGTCAGCCATACCTACGCCCGCGAGATCCTGACCGAACGCTTCGGCTGCGGCCTGGAGGGCGTGCTGGCCACCCGCCTGCACGACCTGCTGGCGGTGCCCAACGGCATCGACGCGGAAGAATGGGATCCCGCCACGGATCCTCATCTGGGCGGGTACCGGTACAGCGCCGCGCAGATGGACAACAAGCCCCGCAACAAGCAGCGGCTGCAGCAGCACTTCGGCCTGGCGGAAAACCCCCGCGCGCCCGTGCTGGTCATGGGCAGCCGGCTCACCACGCAGAAAATGGCCGACGTGGCCGTGCAAGCCATCCCGCGCGCGCTGGACGACTATCCGGACCTGCAGGTGGCCGTGCTGGGCCAGGGGGAAAAGTGGATAGAGGCGGCACTGCGCCAGTTGCAGCGTTGCTATCCCGGCCGCTGCGCCGCGCGCATCGGCTTCGACGAAGCCACCGCGCATATGCTGCATGCCGGCGGCGACATCCTGCTGCACGGCAGCCGTTTCGAGCCTTTCGGGCTGACGCCGCTGTATGCCATGCGCTACGGCACCATTCCCATCGGCTCGCGCGTAGGCGGCATGGCCGACACCATCACCGACCCCGGCGTGCGCGCCGGCCGCGAGGCGATGCGCAATGCCACCGGCCTGCTGTTCGACGGCGACACGATGGAAGCCATGGTCGGCGCCATCAGCCGCGCCATGGGCCTGTACCGCCGGCCCGCCATCTGGCAGGCCATGCGCCACCGCGCCATGACCACGGACTTCAGCTGGCAGCGGGCAGTGGCCGGCTACGACTGCCTGTACCGCTCGCTGCTGCCCGACGATGCCCGGCAGCAACAGGCTGCCGCGCCGGCGCCGGTCGCCCGCCCCTCGCTGCTGGACCAGGTCACCGCCGTGGCGCGTCCCTTGGTGGTCGTCGGCGGACGCGGCGGCAAGGAAGCCGCATCCAGCGTACTGAGCGCGGGCGCGGTCTGA
- a CDS encoding ligase-associated DNA damage response exonuclease produces the protein MDQSFTMDLVVARPEGLYCPPGDFHIDPWRPVDRAVITHAHSDHARSGHRHYLAAAPGAGVLRSRVGSVDLDAVPYGEPRVHNGVRISLHPAGHVLGSAQVRLEYEGQVWVASGDYKLQKDGTCDPFEPVRCDVFITESTFGIPVYRWDEVDSVRADINAWWAANAAEGRPSVLYCYAFGKAQRILHGLDGSIGPIVAHGAVETLNRVYRASGVALPPTVTVNDVADAAALRRALVLAPPSARGTPWTRRFGDHADAFASGWMRLRGARRRRGVDRGFVMSDHADWPGLGQAIAATGAQRVIVTHGSTAVLVRWLNEQGVRAESFTTEYGAEEDEGGADAPAPGEGEPR, from the coding sequence ATGGATCAATCATTCACCATGGACCTTGTCGTCGCGCGTCCCGAAGGGCTGTATTGCCCGCCGGGAGACTTCCATATCGACCCCTGGCGCCCGGTGGACCGCGCCGTCATCACGCACGCCCATTCCGACCACGCGCGGTCCGGACACCGCCATTACCTGGCGGCCGCGCCCGGCGCCGGCGTGCTGCGGTCGCGGGTCGGCAGCGTGGACCTGGACGCCGTACCCTATGGCGAGCCGCGCGTGCACAACGGCGTGCGCATCAGCCTGCACCCGGCCGGCCATGTGCTGGGCTCCGCCCAGGTACGGCTGGAATACGAAGGGCAGGTCTGGGTGGCGTCCGGCGACTACAAGCTGCAGAAGGATGGCACCTGCGATCCATTTGAGCCCGTCCGGTGTGACGTCTTTATTACCGAGTCCACCTTCGGGATACCGGTATACCGGTGGGACGAGGTCGACAGCGTGCGCGCGGACATCAATGCCTGGTGGGCGGCGAACGCGGCCGAGGGGCGGCCGTCGGTGCTTTACTGCTATGCCTTCGGGAAGGCGCAACGCATCCTGCACGGGCTGGACGGCTCCATCGGCCCCATCGTGGCGCATGGCGCGGTGGAGACCCTCAACCGCGTGTACCGCGCATCGGGGGTGGCGCTGCCGCCCACGGTGACGGTGAATGACGTGGCCGATGCGGCGGCGCTGCGGCGTGCCCTGGTCCTGGCGCCACCGTCAGCCCGCGGCACGCCCTGGACGCGGCGCTTCGGCGATCATGCGGACGCCTTCGCCAGCGGCTGGATGCGCTTGCGGGGCGCCCGCCGTCGCCGCGGGGTCGACCGCGGCTTCGTCATGTCCGACCACGCGGACTGGCCCGGCCTCGGGCAGGCCATCGCCGCCACCGGCGCCCAGCGCGTGATCGTCACCCATGGCAGCACGGCGGTGCTGGTCCGCTGGCTGAACGAGCAGGGGGTGCGCGCCGAGTCCTTCACCACCGAGTACGGCGCCGAAGAGGACGAGGGCGGCGCCGACGCACCGGCTCCAGGCGAGGGCGAGCCCCGATGA